A DNA window from Amycolatopsis sp. DSM 110486 contains the following coding sequences:
- the rpe gene encoding ribulose-phosphate 3-epimerase, which produces MSNQPLIAPSILSADFARLADEVAAVQGKPGRGADWLHVDVMDAHFVPNLTLGLPVVQSLLATTDLPLDCHLMIENPDHWAIGYAEAGSYNVTVHVEAADDPVKLAKDLRAAGSKAGLAIKPNTPLEPYVDVLKHYDTLLVMSVEPGFGGQKFIADVLDKVRKARRMVDTGHLNLVVEIDGGINTDTIEQAAEAGVDCFVAGSAVYAADDPAHAVEGLRRQAQALSARAQR; this is translated from the coding sequence GTGTCGAACCAGCCCTTGATCGCGCCGTCCATCCTCTCCGCCGACTTCGCCCGGCTCGCCGACGAAGTCGCTGCCGTGCAAGGAAAACCAGGCCGCGGAGCGGACTGGCTGCACGTGGACGTGATGGACGCGCACTTCGTGCCGAACCTGACCCTGGGCCTGCCGGTCGTGCAGTCGTTGCTGGCCACCACGGACCTACCGCTGGACTGCCACCTGATGATCGAGAACCCGGATCACTGGGCGATCGGTTACGCGGAAGCGGGTTCCTACAACGTGACCGTGCACGTCGAAGCCGCCGACGATCCGGTCAAGCTCGCGAAGGACTTGCGCGCCGCGGGTTCGAAGGCGGGGCTGGCGATCAAGCCGAACACACCCCTGGAACCGTACGTCGACGTGCTCAAGCACTACGACACCCTGCTGGTGATGTCCGTGGAGCCCGGGTTCGGCGGCCAGAAGTTCATCGCGGACGTGCTCGACAAGGTCCGCAAGGCGCGCAGGATGGTCGACACCGGCCACCTGAACCTGGTCGTGGAGATCGACGGCGGCATCAACACCGACACGATCGAACAGGCCGCCGAGGCCGGCGTCGACTGCTTCGTCGCCGGCTCGGCCGTCTACGCCGCCGACGATCCGGCGCACGCCGTGGAGGGCCTGCGCCGCCAGGCACAGGCCCTCTCCGCCCGCGCCCAGCGGTGA
- the hxlA gene encoding 3-hexulose-6-phosphate synthase — MRLQVALDVLDLPAALTLANQVAEHVDILELGTPLVKSAGIAAVSAIKAAHPDKLVFVDLKTADAGELEAALAFEAGADLVTVMGAADDDTVRGAVAAGRKYGKQVVADMITVVEGRVARIREVSKLGVSFVEIHAGLDEQARPGYTIDTLLEDGRLAGVPFSIAGGIKIDTIAAVREAGATVAVAGGAIYNAADPGAAAKELKKRATA, encoded by the coding sequence GTGCGGTTGCAGGTGGCGTTGGATGTGTTGGATCTGCCGGCGGCGTTGACGTTGGCGAATCAGGTGGCTGAGCATGTGGACATTTTGGAGTTGGGGACGCCGTTGGTGAAGTCGGCGGGGATCGCGGCGGTGAGTGCGATCAAGGCGGCTCATCCGGACAAGCTGGTGTTCGTGGATTTGAAGACCGCGGATGCGGGTGAGCTGGAAGCGGCGCTGGCGTTCGAGGCGGGCGCGGACCTGGTGACGGTGATGGGTGCGGCTGATGACGACACTGTGCGCGGTGCGGTGGCGGCGGGTCGTAAGTACGGCAAGCAGGTCGTGGCGGACATGATCACGGTGGTGGAGGGCCGGGTCGCGCGGATCCGGGAGGTCTCGAAGCTGGGTGTGTCCTTTGTGGAGATCCACGCCGGTCTGGACGAGCAGGCCCGCCCCGGTTACACGATCGACACCCTGCTGGAAGACGGCCGCCTCGCGGGTGTGCCGTTCTCGATCGCGGGCGGGATCAAGATCGACACCATCGCCGCGGTCCGCGAAGCCGGCGCCACGGTCGCTGTTGCGGGGGGTGCGATCTACAACGCGGCCGACCCGGGTGCCGCAGCGAAGGAACTCAAAAAGCGCGCCACCGCCTGA
- the tkt gene encoding transketolase — protein MAANGSISRSRAIESAEELVRLTTKRLPEDWTELDRRAVDTARVLAADAVEHCGSGHPGTAMSLAPVAYALFQRVMRHDPADAQWLGRDRFVLSAGHSSLTLYIQLFLSGYGLELDDLKALRKWGSLTPGHPEYGHTKGVETTTGPLGQGLATAVGMAMAARRERGLFDPDAEPGKSPFDHQVYVIASDGDIEEGVTSEASSLAGTQQLGNLTVIYDSNEISIEDDTRIALSEDTAKRYEAYGWHVVTVYGGEDVTGILAAIEQAKAETARPTLIVLRTVIGYPAPTKMNTGKAHGAALGADELAAVKRAVGLDPKQSFQVDDDVLRHTREVAERGRADHEKWQLEFDAWAKSNPQQKALLDRISRRALPARWADDLPTWQPDAKGVATRKASAAVLAKLGAVLPELWGGSADLAESNNTTIKGADSFGPVEISTNAWQANPYGRTLHFGIREHAMGSILNGIALHGGTRPYGGTFLIFSDYMRPAVRLAALMRLPVIYVWTHDSIGLGEDGPTHQPVEQLASLRAIPGMSVVRPADANETAYAWKAVLEDTAGPAGLALSRQDLPTLEGTSAEGVARGGYVLAEASTGRPEVLLVGTGSEVQLAVAAREVLEAEGVPTRVVSVPCVEWFDRQDRSYRDKVLPPSVRARVVVEAGIAQPWHRFAGDAGEIVSLEHFGASADFKTLFSQFGITTEAVVEAARRSVRAARP, from the coding sequence ATGGCAGCAAACGGATCGATCTCCCGTTCCCGCGCGATCGAATCAGCCGAAGAGCTTGTTCGCTTGACCACCAAGCGACTCCCCGAAGACTGGACCGAGTTGGACCGGCGTGCGGTGGACACCGCCCGCGTGCTGGCGGCGGACGCGGTCGAGCACTGCGGGAGCGGGCACCCCGGCACGGCCATGAGCCTCGCGCCCGTCGCCTACGCGCTGTTCCAGCGGGTCATGCGGCACGACCCCGCCGACGCGCAGTGGCTCGGCCGGGACCGGTTCGTGCTGTCGGCCGGGCATTCGAGCCTCACCCTGTACATCCAGCTGTTCCTCTCCGGCTACGGCCTGGAGCTCGACGACCTGAAGGCCCTGCGCAAGTGGGGTTCGCTGACCCCTGGTCACCCCGAGTACGGGCACACCAAGGGCGTGGAGACCACCACCGGCCCGCTGGGCCAGGGCCTGGCCACCGCGGTCGGGATGGCCATGGCCGCCCGCCGCGAGCGTGGCCTGTTCGACCCGGACGCCGAGCCGGGCAAGAGCCCGTTCGACCACCAGGTCTACGTGATCGCCTCGGACGGCGACATCGAGGAGGGCGTCACCTCGGAGGCTTCGTCGCTGGCCGGCACGCAGCAGCTCGGCAACCTCACGGTGATCTACGACAGCAACGAGATCTCCATCGAGGACGACACCCGCATCGCGCTGTCCGAAGACACCGCCAAGCGCTACGAAGCGTATGGCTGGCACGTCGTCACGGTCTACGGCGGTGAGGACGTGACCGGGATCCTGGCGGCGATCGAGCAGGCCAAGGCCGAGACTGCCCGCCCGACCCTGATCGTGCTGCGCACCGTGATCGGGTACCCGGCCCCGACCAAGATGAACACCGGCAAGGCGCACGGTGCCGCGCTGGGCGCAGACGAGCTCGCCGCGGTCAAGCGCGCCGTGGGCCTGGACCCGAAGCAGAGCTTCCAGGTCGACGACGACGTGCTGCGCCACACCCGTGAGGTGGCCGAGCGCGGGCGGGCCGACCACGAGAAGTGGCAGCTGGAGTTCGACGCCTGGGCGAAGAGCAACCCGCAGCAAAAGGCGCTGCTCGACCGCATCAGCAGGCGCGCGCTGCCGGCCAGGTGGGCCGACGATCTGCCCACCTGGCAGCCCGACGCCAAGGGCGTCGCCACCCGCAAGGCGTCGGCCGCGGTACTGGCCAAGCTCGGCGCGGTGCTGCCGGAACTCTGGGGTGGGTCGGCGGACCTGGCCGAGAGCAACAACACCACGATCAAGGGCGCTGACTCCTTCGGCCCGGTCGAGATCTCCACCAACGCCTGGCAGGCCAACCCCTACGGTCGCACGCTGCACTTCGGTATCCGCGAGCACGCGATGGGTTCGATCCTCAACGGCATCGCGCTGCACGGCGGAACCCGCCCGTACGGCGGTACCTTCCTCATCTTCAGCGACTACATGCGCCCGGCGGTGCGCCTGGCCGCGCTGATGCGGCTGCCCGTCATCTACGTGTGGACGCACGACTCGATCGGCCTCGGCGAGGACGGCCCGACGCACCAGCCCGTCGAGCAGCTGGCGTCCCTGCGCGCCATCCCCGGGATGTCGGTGGTCCGCCCGGCCGACGCGAACGAGACCGCGTACGCCTGGAAGGCCGTGCTGGAGGACACCGCCGGCCCGGCCGGGCTGGCGCTGAGCCGCCAGGACCTGCCGACGCTGGAGGGCACCTCCGCCGAGGGGGTGGCCCGCGGCGGTTACGTCCTCGCCGAGGCTTCCACGGGGCGGCCCGAGGTGCTGCTGGTCGGTACTGGTTCCGAGGTGCAGCTGGCCGTGGCGGCCAGGGAGGTGCTCGAGGCCGAAGGGGTGCCCACCCGCGTCGTGTCGGTGCCGTGCGTGGAGTGGTTCGACCGGCAGGACCGGTCCTACCGGGACAAGGTGCTGCCCCCGTCGGTGCGCGCGCGGGTGGTCGTCGAAGCCGGTATCGCGCAGCCGTGGCACCGGTTCGCCGGCGACGCGGGAGAAATCGTGTCACTGGAGCACTTCGGTGCTTCGGCCGACTTCAAGACCCTGTTCAGCCAGTTCGGCATCACCACCGAGGCCGTGGTCGAAGCGGCCCGGCGGAGCGTGCGCGCCGCGCGGCCGTGA
- the hxlB gene encoding 6-phospho-3-hexuloisomerase, which produces MTHSISKKLDTGLFVDATRAVIGEVDRVSAGVQSPSWIRAGALLLKAPAVFTIGTGRSGLALQMAAMRFMHLGLPTHVVGEVTAPAIGARDVLVAASGSGTTARVVRAAQTARDQGADVIALTTAAESPLAKTATEVLIIPAADKQDFDGAASVQYAGSLFEQSVLLTTDALFHALWKTSGSQARELWRLHANLE; this is translated from the coding sequence GTGACGCACTCGATTTCGAAGAAGCTCGACACCGGCCTGTTCGTGGACGCAACGCGAGCTGTCATCGGCGAAGTCGACCGGGTGAGCGCGGGGGTGCAATCCCCGTCCTGGATCCGGGCCGGCGCGTTGTTGCTCAAGGCTCCGGCCGTGTTCACGATCGGCACCGGGCGCAGCGGGCTGGCTCTGCAGATGGCCGCGATGCGGTTCATGCACCTCGGACTCCCCACCCACGTCGTCGGAGAGGTGACCGCGCCGGCGATCGGCGCGCGCGACGTCCTCGTGGCGGCGTCGGGCTCGGGGACCACGGCGCGCGTGGTGCGGGCCGCTCAGACCGCCCGTGACCAGGGCGCGGACGTGATCGCGCTGACCACGGCGGCGGAGTCACCGCTGGCCAAGACCGCGACCGAAGTGCTGATCATCCCGGCCGCGGACAAGCAGGACTTCGACGGTGCCGCCTCCGTGCAGTACGCCGGCAGCTTGTTCGAGCAGTCGGTGCTGCTGACCACCGACGCACTGTTCCACGCGTTGTGGAAGACCAGCGGGAGCCAGGCCCGCGAACTGTGGCGGCTGCACGCGAATCTCGAGTGA
- a CDS encoding fructose-bisphosphatase class II family protein, giving the protein MQYQTEVEARTCVDIHTLEAVALAATCRAAVASYAWVGRHDQKGADAAATAAMRAALADAPGRGTVVIGEGEKDDAPMLFNGEVVGNGHGPDFDIAVDPLEGTSFCAKDLPGALATIAFGEPGTLWSPGPGFYMDKIVVPAAAKDVIDLDDPAEVTLANVAKALGKQVSELRVVIMDKPRHKDLIARVVRAGAAVQTPAGGDVGGSLAVLLPTLDVDLLIGVGGTPEGVLTAAAVRALGGGMLGRLAPQRADEADAIRAAGMSLDRVYECAELVTGDAFFVATGVNGGPLVGRPRTGAGATITESLLISRGQVRHVTHTTFD; this is encoded by the coding sequence ATGCAGTATCAGACTGAGGTCGAAGCGCGGACTTGCGTTGACATCCACACTTTGGAGGCGGTGGCGCTGGCCGCCACCTGCCGCGCCGCGGTGGCCAGCTACGCCTGGGTGGGCCGGCACGACCAGAAAGGCGCCGACGCGGCCGCGACCGCAGCGATGCGGGCGGCGCTGGCCGACGCGCCCGGGCGCGGGACCGTCGTCATCGGGGAGGGCGAGAAGGACGACGCCCCCATGTTGTTCAACGGTGAGGTCGTGGGCAACGGTCACGGCCCGGACTTCGACATCGCCGTCGACCCCCTTGAGGGAACGTCGTTCTGCGCGAAGGACCTGCCCGGTGCGCTGGCCACGATCGCGTTCGGCGAACCGGGCACGCTGTGGTCACCCGGGCCCGGGTTCTACATGGACAAGATCGTGGTGCCCGCCGCGGCGAAGGACGTCATCGATCTCGACGATCCCGCCGAGGTGACCTTGGCCAACGTCGCCAAGGCGCTCGGCAAGCAGGTCAGCGAGCTGCGCGTGGTCATCATGGACAAGCCGCGGCACAAGGACCTGATCGCCCGGGTGGTGCGGGCCGGCGCTGCCGTGCAGACCCCGGCGGGCGGCGACGTCGGGGGCAGCCTCGCGGTGCTCCTGCCGACGCTCGATGTCGACCTGCTCATCGGAGTCGGCGGCACGCCCGAGGGAGTGCTGACCGCCGCCGCGGTCCGGGCACTGGGCGGCGGGATGCTGGGCCGCCTGGCCCCGCAACGCGCCGACGAAGCGGACGCCATCCGCGCCGCGGGCATGTCCCTCGACCGCGTTTACGAGTGTGCCGAGCTCGTCACCGGCGACGCGTTTTTCGTCGCCACCGGCGTCAACGGCGGGCCGCTGGTCGGGCGGCCGCGCACCGGTGCCGGGGCGACGATCACCGAATCGCTCCTGATTTCCCGGGGCCAGGTTCGCCACGTAACACACACCACCTTCGACTGA
- a CDS encoding ATP-dependent 6-phosphofructokinase: MTLHLDDLGVRRLGECRYDSPFSEMLSTKQTSPHYVAEGDRVLLEDTVSMLAEHSLPPGQVPSFEAAGPRRKIYFDPPRVTAGIVTCGGLCPGLNNVIRGLVQELAVHYKVKRILGFRNGLQGLTEQHRYDTVDLTPDRVRDIHNAGGTILGSSRGGQDADEMVDSLVLRGVDIMFVIGGDGGMRAATFLSKAIRARGLDIAVIGVPKTIDNDLPFTDQSFGFQSAFARATDFITAVSVEAAASPNGVGIVKLMGRHSGFIASYAALSANAADIVLIPEIPFALEGADGLLAHVEQRVRAKGFVVIVLAEGAGQDLLEEHGLPQLNGRDASGNVKLGNIGELLKERITAHLLSVGLPPTMRYIDPSYAVRSIAANAYDAVYCLRLAHAAVHAAMAGHTEAAVARWRRRFVHVPLSLMTSRRNQVDPDGDLWMSVLETTCQPAEFGSAPDRVRVRSGFC, translated from the coding sequence GTGACGTTGCACCTGGACGACCTCGGCGTTCGCCGCCTCGGCGAGTGCCGTTACGACTCGCCGTTCTCCGAGATGCTCTCCACCAAGCAGACCTCTCCGCACTACGTCGCGGAAGGCGACCGGGTCCTGCTCGAGGACACCGTTTCCATGCTCGCCGAGCACAGCCTCCCGCCCGGCCAGGTGCCGAGTTTCGAAGCCGCCGGTCCTCGGCGGAAGATCTATTTCGACCCTCCGCGCGTGACCGCCGGCATCGTCACCTGCGGGGGGTTGTGTCCCGGGCTCAACAACGTCATCCGCGGTCTCGTGCAAGAACTCGCGGTGCACTACAAAGTCAAGCGGATTCTGGGTTTCCGCAACGGTCTGCAGGGCCTGACGGAACAACACCGCTACGACACCGTCGACCTGACGCCCGATCGCGTCCGCGACATCCACAACGCCGGCGGCACCATCCTGGGCAGCTCGCGCGGCGGCCAGGACGCCGACGAAATGGTCGACAGCCTCGTCCTGCGCGGCGTCGACATCATGTTCGTCATCGGCGGCGACGGGGGGATGCGCGCGGCGACGTTCCTCAGCAAGGCGATCCGGGCGCGTGGTCTGGACATCGCCGTCATCGGGGTGCCGAAGACGATCGACAACGACCTGCCCTTCACCGACCAGTCATTCGGGTTCCAAAGCGCGTTCGCGCGGGCCACCGACTTCATCACCGCGGTCTCCGTCGAAGCCGCGGCCAGCCCGAACGGCGTCGGGATCGTGAAGCTGATGGGCCGGCACTCGGGTTTCATCGCCAGCTATGCCGCGTTGTCCGCCAACGCCGCGGACATCGTCTTGATCCCCGAGATCCCGTTCGCCCTCGAGGGAGCGGACGGCCTGCTGGCCCACGTGGAGCAGCGCGTGAGAGCCAAGGGTTTCGTCGTCATCGTCCTCGCCGAGGGAGCGGGCCAGGACCTCCTCGAAGAACACGGCCTGCCTCAGCTCAACGGCCGCGACGCATCCGGCAACGTCAAACTCGGCAACATCGGGGAACTGCTCAAGGAGCGCATCACAGCACACCTGCTGTCCGTCGGCCTGCCCCCCACGATGCGCTACATCGACCCGAGCTACGCGGTCCGCAGCATCGCCGCCAACGCCTACGACGCCGTCTACTGCCTGCGGCTGGCCCATGCCGCGGTGCACGCCGCCATGGCCGGCCACACCGAAGCCGCCGTCGCCCGCTGGCGGCGCCGCTTCGTCCACGTCCCGCTGTCCCTCATGACCAGCCGCCGCAACCAGGTCGACCCCGACGGTGACCTGTGGATGTCGGTTCTCGAAACCACCTGCCAACCGGCTGAGTTCGGTTCGGCACCGGACCGGGTCCGGGTGCGCTCGGGGTTCTGCTGA
- a CDS encoding flavin reductase family protein, with amino-acid sequence MNIESAGLDAKSAYKLLIGSIIPRPIAWISTESTSGVGNLAPVSFFTCVGRKPPKVSLSIQPKSDGATLKDSFVNIRDTGEFVTNMATLPQAFALHRSATEFEPDVDEFDAVGVEKVASALVKPPRIKDAPVALECKVDQIFSAPDGLHHIVWGEVVNFYVRDDLYVNGRIDFGAIAPIGRLAAEYTVVDNAFVPPLDPTVLAERASRRMRRLDGQGEEYSAVDSPTWSASGSVQG; translated from the coding sequence ATGAACATCGAATCCGCAGGCCTGGACGCGAAGTCCGCGTACAAGCTCCTCATCGGCAGCATCATCCCGCGCCCCATCGCGTGGATCAGCACGGAGTCGACGTCCGGCGTCGGCAACCTCGCGCCCGTGTCGTTCTTCACCTGCGTCGGCCGCAAACCGCCCAAGGTTTCCCTGTCCATCCAACCGAAATCCGACGGCGCGACACTCAAGGACAGCTTCGTCAACATCCGCGACACGGGCGAGTTCGTCACCAACATGGCCACGCTGCCCCAAGCCTTCGCCCTGCACCGCAGCGCCACCGAGTTCGAACCCGACGTCGACGAGTTCGACGCGGTGGGCGTCGAAAAGGTCGCCTCGGCTCTCGTGAAACCCCCACGCATCAAGGACGCGCCCGTCGCCCTCGAGTGCAAAGTGGACCAGATCTTCTCCGCCCCCGACGGCCTCCACCACATCGTCTGGGGCGAAGTCGTCAACTTCTACGTCCGCGACGACCTCTACGTCAACGGCCGCATCGACTTCGGCGCCATCGCCCCCATCGGCCGCCTCGCCGCCGAATACACCGTGGTGGACAACGCCTTCGTGCCCCCTCTGGACCCCACCGTCCTCGCCGAACGCGCCTCCCGCCGCATGCGCCGCCTCGACGGCCAAGGCGAGGAATACTCCGCGGTGGACTCCCCGACGTGGTCGGCGTCGGGCTCCGTACAGGGGTGA
- a CDS encoding MBL fold metallo-hydrolase, whose protein sequence is MTTLSYDLLVTAGARRERGQTLPTGEPIISSPVSTTLITGAEDAVLVDPPFLDFQIREVAGWVARSGKRLRHIFATHGHGDHWFGTAELLGQFPGAQVYATPGTIDVMHKQATDGRAQMWDLDFPGRIPPSPVLAQPIPEDGFLLEGHVVRAVDVGHTDTDATSVLHVPDLGLVVAGDTVYNGIHQYILEGGDGGLQEWLRALDRIAELKPRAVVAGHKNKDLPDDPLTIDQTRAYLLDVIRLLDTKPTAREFYDEILRLHPERLNPGPVWYGAVALLGD, encoded by the coding sequence ATGACCACCCTGTCCTATGACCTCCTGGTCACCGCCGGCGCCAGACGCGAGCGCGGCCAAACCCTTCCGACGGGCGAGCCGATCATCTCCTCGCCGGTCTCCACGACGCTCATCACCGGGGCCGAAGACGCCGTGCTCGTGGACCCGCCGTTCCTCGACTTCCAGATCCGCGAGGTCGCCGGCTGGGTCGCCCGCAGCGGCAAACGCCTGCGCCACATCTTCGCCACCCACGGCCACGGTGACCACTGGTTCGGCACCGCCGAGCTGCTCGGCCAGTTCCCCGGCGCCCAGGTCTACGCGACGCCCGGCACCATCGACGTGATGCACAAGCAGGCCACCGACGGCCGCGCTCAGATGTGGGACCTCGACTTCCCCGGCCGCATCCCGCCGTCACCCGTACTGGCGCAACCGATCCCCGAAGACGGTTTCCTGTTGGAGGGCCACGTCGTGCGCGCGGTGGACGTCGGCCACACCGACACCGACGCCACCTCCGTGCTCCATGTGCCGGACCTCGGCCTCGTCGTCGCCGGCGACACCGTCTACAACGGAATCCACCAGTACATCCTCGAAGGCGGCGACGGCGGCCTGCAGGAATGGCTCCGCGCGCTCGACCGGATCGCCGAACTCAAGCCGCGCGCCGTCGTCGCCGGCCACAAGAACAAGGACCTGCCCGACGACCCGCTCACCATCGACCAGACGCGCGCCTACCTGCTCGACGTCATCCGCCTGCTCGACACCAAGCCGACCGCCCGCGAGTTCTACGACGAAATCCTGCGCCTGCACCCAGAGCGCCTCAACCCGGGCCCCGTCTGGTACGGCGCCGTCGCACTGCTGGGGGACTGA
- a CDS encoding CGNR zinc finger domain-containing protein, whose amino-acid sequence MTTTAASEASVPSTAAAVVDLLNSRTYAIHADKLDDPALAHTLLAPFGQDAGAIPPQRLDLVRGLRGNLMTLLTTEDPAEAWTTFTERTSGVAFTQDFSTPGEVVPHQITGDAVVGGITLHVAELVATGTWSRLRICANHECAKVFYDTTRSRTRRWHSYELCGNRANVATHRARKSGH is encoded by the coding sequence ATGACCACCACTGCCGCCTCGGAGGCGAGCGTCCCGTCGACCGCGGCCGCGGTCGTGGACCTGCTCAACTCCCGCACTTACGCCATCCACGCCGACAAACTCGACGACCCAGCCCTCGCCCACACCCTGCTGGCCCCCTTCGGCCAGGACGCCGGCGCCATCCCGCCCCAGCGCCTGGACCTCGTCCGCGGCCTGCGGGGCAACTTGATGACGCTCCTGACCACCGAAGACCCGGCCGAGGCCTGGACGACGTTCACCGAACGCACGTCGGGCGTCGCCTTCACCCAGGACTTCTCGACCCCCGGCGAGGTCGTCCCCCACCAGATCACCGGCGACGCGGTCGTCGGCGGCATCACGCTGCACGTCGCCGAGCTCGTGGCCACCGGCACTTGGTCACGCCTTCGGATCTGCGCCAACCACGAGTGCGCCAAGGTCTTCTACGACACCACCCGCAGCCGCACGCGCCGCTGGCACTCCTACGAGCTCTGCGGCAACCGCGCCAACGTCGCGACCCACCGCGCCCGCAAATCCGGCCACTGA
- a CDS encoding zinc-dependent alcohol dehydrogenase family protein, translating to MSQLILTGVGDANIRIERNADLALGDGDVLVTLEAAPVNPADFLLANGWYGVQPQIPSVLGSEGVGRVASVGPNVDAALAGKRVVILPTYEQGTWADQAVVPARNLVVVPDDADARQLAMLAINPATAYLLLSRYVDLKPGDWIGQNLGNSAVGQAAVALAKRAGVKTLSIVRREDAAQQVRDLGGDLVLVDGEDLGERIAGALDGAQLKLVLDGAADATAGALATALEFGGTVVAYSSATGAAAQLPLGDLIYRELNLRGFWLINWIRTAPREEIQRVYGELADLVAKGVLSAKVEATYQLEDYQAAFDHARKPGRAGKVLFTF from the coding sequence ATGAGTCAGCTCATCCTCACCGGCGTCGGCGACGCCAACATCCGCATCGAGCGCAACGCGGACCTGGCACTCGGCGACGGCGACGTGCTGGTGACCCTGGAGGCCGCGCCCGTGAACCCGGCCGACTTCCTGCTCGCCAACGGCTGGTACGGCGTGCAGCCGCAGATCCCGAGTGTGCTCGGTTCGGAGGGTGTCGGCCGCGTCGCGAGCGTCGGCCCGAACGTGGACGCGGCGCTGGCCGGCAAGCGCGTGGTCATCCTGCCGACGTACGAGCAGGGCACCTGGGCCGACCAGGCCGTGGTGCCGGCGCGCAACCTGGTTGTGGTCCCCGACGACGCCGACGCGCGGCAGCTGGCGATGCTCGCCATCAACCCGGCGACGGCGTACCTGCTGCTCAGCCGCTACGTCGACCTCAAGCCGGGCGACTGGATCGGACAGAACCTCGGCAACTCGGCCGTCGGGCAGGCCGCGGTCGCGCTGGCCAAGCGGGCCGGCGTGAAGACGCTCAGCATCGTCCGGCGCGAGGACGCCGCCCAGCAGGTGCGCGACCTCGGCGGTGACCTGGTGCTGGTCGATGGCGAGGACCTCGGCGAGCGCATCGCCGGCGCGTTGGACGGCGCGCAGCTGAAGCTCGTGCTCGACGGTGCGGCCGACGCCACCGCCGGCGCGCTGGCCACGGCGCTCGAGTTCGGCGGCACGGTGGTCGCGTACTCGTCCGCGACGGGCGCGGCGGCCCAGCTGCCGCTCGGCGACCTGATCTACCGCGAGCTGAACCTGCGCGGGTTCTGGCTCATCAACTGGATCCGCACCGCGCCGCGTGAGGAAATTCAGCGCGTTTACGGCGAGCTGGCCGACCTCGTCGCGAAGGGCGTGCTGAGCGCGAAGGTCGAGGCGACGTACCAGCTCGAGGACTACCAGGCCGCGTTCGACCACGCTCGCAAGCCCGGTCGTGCGGGCAAGGTGCTGTTCACGTTCTGA
- a CDS encoding alcohol dehydrogenase: protein MPTYQAFQVTGTRQFELVERTLVEPLPGQVRIRVEACGICHSDVAAVEGMREDPSAPIVPGHEVVGVIDAVGAGVHAWHVDDRVGVGFLGGHCGECERCRRGDFINCTDQPYTGTTVDGGYAEYAYVRASGLVRVPEGMDAITAAPLLCAGLTTLTALRLADGRPGALVAVQGIGGLGHLAVQQAKHLGFRVAAIARGTDKAELATELGADVYLDSTAEDPGTALQKLGGAETIVATAVSGASMSPLVTGLAPQGRLMVVGAAPDPMSVQTMDLIFGTRTIAGSLTGSAIDNEDNLAFSLAQGIRPYTEVRPWAEAPKAYDHMMTGHARFRVVLDHAA from the coding sequence ATGCCTACCTACCAGGCGTTCCAAGTCACCGGGACGCGCCAGTTCGAGCTGGTCGAGCGCACTCTCGTCGAGCCACTGCCGGGCCAGGTCCGGATCCGCGTCGAAGCGTGCGGCATCTGCCACTCCGACGTCGCGGCCGTCGAGGGGATGCGCGAAGACCCCTCGGCGCCGATCGTGCCGGGCCACGAGGTCGTCGGCGTGATCGACGCGGTCGGGGCCGGGGTCCACGCGTGGCACGTCGATGACCGCGTCGGCGTCGGGTTCCTCGGCGGCCACTGCGGCGAATGCGAGCGGTGCCGCCGCGGCGACTTCATCAACTGCACCGACCAGCCCTACACCGGGACCACAGTGGACGGTGGCTACGCCGAATACGCGTACGTGCGCGCCAGCGGCCTGGTGCGCGTGCCCGAAGGGATGGACGCGATCACCGCCGCGCCACTGCTGTGCGCCGGACTGACCACGCTCACCGCGCTGCGCTTGGCGGATGGGCGCCCGGGTGCTTTGGTTGCGGTGCAAGGGATCGGTGGGCTGGGGCACCTCGCGGTGCAGCAGGCCAAGCACCTCGGCTTCCGCGTCGCCGCCATCGCGCGCGGCACGGACAAGGCCGAGCTCGCGACCGAACTGGGTGCCGACGTCTACCTCGACAGCACAGCCGAAGACCCCGGCACGGCCCTGCAGAAGCTGGGCGGCGCGGAAACGATCGTCGCGACGGCGGTCAGCGGCGCGTCGATGTCTCCGCTGGTCACGGGCCTCGCGCCGCAGGGCCGTCTCATGGTGGTCGGCGCCGCACCCGACCCGATGTCCGTGCAGACCATGGACCTGATCTTCGGCACCCGCACGATTGCCGGCAGCCTCACCGGCAGCGCGATCGACAACGAGGACAACCTCGCCTTCAGCCTCGCGCAGGGCATCCGTCCCTACACGGAGGTCCGCCCGTGGGCCGAGGCGCCGAAGGCGTACGACCACATGATGACGGGCCACGCCCGGTTCCGGGTCGTGCTCGACCACGCTGCTTGA